A stretch of the Porifericola rhodea genome encodes the following:
- a CDS encoding GAF domain-containing protein, whose translation MAEELSIAQGVEKAQKYEQLLPQIEGLISGESNMIANLANVSAALKQTFNFWWVGFYLVEGEELVLGPFQGPIACTRIKPGKGVCGTSYSEKKTLIVEDVDKFPGHIACSADSRSEIVVPVIKDGQVLMVIDVDSEQLANFDEVDQRYLEELAQMIANRA comes from the coding sequence ATGGCAGAAGAATTAAGCATCGCACAAGGGGTAGAAAAAGCACAAAAATACGAGCAGCTCTTACCTCAGATAGAAGGTCTGATTAGTGGAGAAAGCAACATGATAGCCAATCTGGCCAATGTATCCGCGGCTTTAAAGCAAACTTTTAACTTCTGGTGGGTAGGCTTTTATCTGGTAGAGGGAGAAGAGCTGGTGCTCGGACCTTTTCAGGGGCCTATTGCCTGTACCCGTATTAAGCCTGGCAAAGGGGTTTGCGGCACTTCTTACTCTGAAAAGAAAACTCTGATAGTTGAAGATGTAGATAAGTTTCCGGGGCATATTGCGTGTAGTGCCGACTCCCGATCAGAGATAGTAGTACCCGTCATTAAAGATGGACAGGTACTTATGGTTATAGATGTAGATAGTGAGCAGCTCGCCAACTTTGATGAAGTTGACCAAAGGTATCTGGAAGAGCTAGCTCAAATGATTGCTAACAGAGCTTAA
- a CDS encoding DEAD/DEAH box helicase encodes MHKILQSYLRRLTNITSNNRSLYLPRLVAKQFVDVHKFDFLNNFSSFKIIEWLIAGGAHDLKGIDSKIIPLSAVMDSRDSGSNKISQQLKKLSRTDKFLFDEQGSKDLFIGWPFVRGKFADGTVVRCPLMFFPVSLEQHQTNEYGLQWVLKIRDEVSVSLNKTFLLAYAYYNKLSFDEALAEKSFDDFDADSRIFRTSLYQLFKESDVTVNFNQEIFVDKLQNFEEFTKEEITEAEKEGELKLYPEAVLGIFPQAGSYLVPDYLKLIDNQFLPDIEAFFSKRATTEKIVYSSLEGLELGLKEKLSKEHIDYASRIKEEQIFCPFPMDAFQEKAIRTVKRGNSLVVQGPPGTGKSQMITNLIGDYIAQGKRVLVVCQKRAALDVVYRRLEEKDIHPFVALVHDFKNDRREIYNQLSKQIDSLYEYQHKNNSLDTIYLERNFLQYSRRIEQICDELDDFKNALFDEREAGIAIKELYLTSDIDLPSVNMKQEYRNFSITEMQPFLKKLRTFTAYSNQFERESYLLYDRNPFVNYAVEDLKKIREIVKDIPEFKREIEEKVEKSLKTKVDFVVCENLQQRSAEISEFIDLLQEEKAFDFFTHMVPNVDKDADPLWLSNIERIIAECYEGSGPEVHLDVDDLGKCQKVVSEAEDARNGFFSWMWWKMFSKDKAYVNEILAKNELGDTKKDFQVLGEKVDNRLNLEHNLTKLRDKKWIKDVPDQESSQQFDKSIILEWFEHQKKALQATLIFHSLRNFNEYFNIKKISYEELYQRTHNLLNVLETIAPRIKSWEVYLSPAQVSKLITKEHSEDFLKILDRDFDAISDFDTLNYNLEEYEKAVITRLLDETKDRSEEGVVALFQNSVRLAWIDHLEAKFPQLRMVSSRQMEDLEHELQQCIEEKLKISQEILHMKVRERTYYDVEYNRLNNMVTYRDLNHQINKKRKIWPLRKVIGTFEDEVFNLIPCWLASPETVSAIFPLADKPMFDLVIFDEASQCFAEKGIPAMYRGQQVVVAGDSQQLSPNDLYQARWEDDESENVEEAVALEATSLLELAQGYLQSLQLKGHYRSRTLDLIDFSNHHFYNDKLRLLPDYYDVNNGEPAIEYMKVDGSWSKQVNQVESKQVVKLIKELIQKQPAKSIGVICFNLKQQELIQDDLETAALTENIVLPDHLFVKNIENVQGDERDIIIFSTAYAPNEQGKLILQFGSLNQAKGENRLNVAITRAKEKIYLVTSIMPQQMDVSQTKNEGPKLLKKYLEYAWQVSNQKYVPTLPSLGDHHVEWFLANKLMQWTGEELENYNAKRELPFADLSLKNGDERYIGLINTDDDIYYQSESAKDIHAYRPFLLSEKNWKFKNIYSRQYWQQNEQVKEGINRFIFADSQSN; translated from the coding sequence ATGCACAAAATATTACAATCCTATCTTAGGAGATTAACGAACATTACCAGTAATAATCGCTCTCTGTACCTGCCTCGTCTGGTAGCCAAGCAATTCGTAGATGTGCATAAATTTGATTTTCTTAACAACTTTTCATCTTTTAAAATTATTGAGTGGCTTATTGCCGGGGGAGCACACGATCTTAAAGGGATTGATAGTAAAATTATACCGCTAAGCGCGGTAATGGATAGCCGTGATTCGGGTAGCAATAAGATTAGTCAGCAACTCAAAAAACTGTCTCGTACAGACAAATTTCTCTTTGATGAACAAGGCTCTAAAGATTTGTTTATCGGCTGGCCATTTGTTAGAGGTAAATTTGCTGATGGAACAGTGGTACGCTGCCCCCTCATGTTTTTTCCTGTAAGCCTGGAGCAACATCAGACAAATGAATATGGACTACAATGGGTACTTAAAATCCGAGACGAAGTTAGTGTTTCTCTGAACAAGACTTTTCTGCTGGCTTATGCATATTACAACAAACTTAGCTTTGATGAAGCGCTCGCCGAGAAAAGCTTTGATGATTTTGATGCGGACAGCCGTATATTTAGGACTTCCCTCTATCAGCTTTTTAAAGAAAGTGATGTAACGGTAAATTTTAATCAGGAGATTTTTGTAGATAAGCTGCAAAACTTTGAAGAGTTTACTAAAGAAGAGATTACCGAAGCTGAGAAGGAGGGAGAACTGAAGCTTTACCCGGAAGCGGTATTAGGAATTTTTCCTCAGGCAGGGTCGTATTTGGTTCCCGACTACCTTAAGCTTATTGATAACCAGTTTCTTCCAGATATAGAAGCGTTCTTTTCTAAACGGGCAACCACCGAAAAAATAGTCTACTCCAGTCTGGAAGGTTTGGAGCTTGGCCTTAAAGAAAAGCTTAGCAAAGAGCATATTGATTATGCCAGCCGCATAAAAGAGGAGCAAATTTTTTGTCCTTTTCCTATGGATGCATTTCAGGAAAAAGCTATTCGTACTGTTAAAAGGGGAAATTCATTAGTTGTACAGGGCCCTCCCGGTACTGGAAAATCTCAAATGATTACCAACCTTATAGGTGATTATATAGCCCAGGGAAAACGGGTATTGGTAGTATGCCAAAAAAGAGCGGCTTTAGATGTGGTGTATAGACGGCTGGAAGAGAAAGATATACATCCTTTTGTGGCTTTAGTGCACGACTTTAAGAATGACAGAAGAGAAATTTACAATCAGCTTAGTAAGCAGATTGATTCGCTCTATGAGTATCAGCACAAAAATAACAGTCTGGATACTATCTATCTGGAAAGAAACTTTCTTCAGTACAGCAGGCGTATCGAGCAAATATGTGATGAACTGGATGATTTTAAAAACGCCCTTTTTGATGAACGAGAAGCTGGCATAGCTATTAAAGAGTTGTATTTAACTTCTGATATTGATCTGCCTTCAGTTAATATGAAGCAGGAGTACAGGAACTTTAGTATTACTGAGATGCAACCGTTCCTTAAAAAACTGAGAACATTTACCGCTTATTCCAATCAGTTTGAAAGAGAAAGTTATCTCCTCTACGATCGCAACCCCTTTGTTAATTATGCTGTTGAAGACCTCAAGAAAATACGTGAGATTGTCAAAGACATTCCTGAGTTTAAGCGTGAGATAGAAGAGAAAGTAGAGAAAAGCCTGAAGACAAAGGTGGATTTTGTGGTTTGTGAAAACTTACAGCAGCGCTCGGCTGAAATTTCGGAATTTATTGACTTGCTGCAGGAAGAAAAGGCCTTTGACTTTTTTACCCATATGGTGCCTAATGTGGATAAAGATGCTGATCCATTATGGTTGTCAAATATTGAACGTATTATCGCTGAGTGTTACGAAGGTAGCGGTCCGGAGGTGCATCTTGATGTTGACGATCTAGGCAAATGTCAGAAAGTTGTTTCCGAAGCCGAAGACGCAAGAAATGGCTTCTTCAGCTGGATGTGGTGGAAAATGTTTTCTAAAGACAAAGCTTATGTTAACGAGATCTTAGCCAAAAATGAGCTGGGGGATACCAAGAAAGACTTTCAGGTTTTAGGAGAAAAAGTTGACAATCGCCTTAACCTGGAACATAATTTAACCAAGCTTAGGGATAAAAAGTGGATCAAAGATGTGCCGGACCAGGAGTCGTCTCAGCAGTTTGATAAGTCTATCATTCTGGAATGGTTTGAACATCAGAAAAAGGCGCTTCAGGCTACCTTGATATTTCATTCATTAAGAAACTTCAATGAGTACTTTAACATCAAAAAGATTTCTTATGAAGAGCTATACCAGCGTACTCATAACCTTTTAAATGTGCTGGAGACTATTGCTCCACGTATTAAGTCTTGGGAAGTATACCTCTCACCCGCACAGGTGAGTAAGTTGATCACCAAAGAACATAGTGAGGACTTTTTAAAAATACTGGATCGTGATTTTGATGCGATTAGCGATTTTGATACACTAAATTATAATCTTGAAGAGTATGAAAAAGCAGTGATCACACGCCTCTTGGATGAAACCAAAGATCGGTCCGAAGAGGGTGTGGTTGCTTTGTTTCAGAATAGTGTTCGCCTGGCTTGGATAGACCATCTGGAAGCTAAATTTCCTCAGCTGAGAATGGTTTCGTCCAGGCAAATGGAAGACCTGGAGCATGAGCTACAGCAATGCATAGAAGAAAAACTGAAAATTAGTCAGGAGATTTTGCATATGAAGGTACGCGAACGTACTTATTATGATGTAGAATACAATCGTCTTAATAACATGGTCACATATCGTGACCTTAATCATCAGATTAACAAAAAACGTAAAATCTGGCCTTTAAGAAAGGTAATTGGCACCTTTGAGGATGAGGTTTTCAACCTTATTCCCTGCTGGCTAGCTTCACCCGAAACAGTATCGGCCATCTTTCCTCTGGCAGATAAGCCGATGTTTGATCTGGTTATCTTTGATGAGGCCTCCCAATGTTTTGCCGAAAAGGGGATACCTGCTATGTATCGGGGGCAGCAGGTGGTAGTGGCTGGTGATAGTCAGCAACTGAGTCCTAACGATCTGTATCAGGCGCGCTGGGAAGACGATGAAAGTGAAAATGTAGAAGAAGCTGTGGCATTAGAAGCTACCTCGCTACTGGAACTCGCGCAGGGCTATTTGCAAAGTTTACAGCTTAAAGGGCACTACCGTAGCCGCACACTTGACCTCATTGATTTTTCTAACCATCATTTTTATAACGATAAGCTTCGTTTGCTACCTGACTATTATGATGTTAATAATGGAGAGCCCGCCATTGAGTATATGAAAGTGGATGGAAGCTGGAGCAAGCAGGTAAACCAGGTAGAAAGTAAACAGGTAGTCAAATTGATTAAAGAGCTTATACAAAAGCAACCTGCAAAATCCATCGGGGTTATTTGTTTTAACCTTAAACAACAAGAGCTAATACAGGACGATCTGGAGACCGCTGCACTGACTGAAAACATTGTCTTACCAGACCACCTTTTTGTTAAAAATATAGAAAATGTGCAGGGTGATGAAAGAGACATAATCATATTCTCTACCGCTTATGCACCCAATGAACAGGGCAAACTTATATTGCAATTTGGTAGCCTAAATCAGGCCAAAGGAGAAAACCGACTGAATGTAGCTATTACCAGAGCAAAAGAGAAGATTTATCTGGTTACCAGTATTATGCCTCAACAAATGGATGTGTCCCAAACTAAGAATGAGGGACCCAAATTATTGAAGAAGTATCTGGAGTATGCATGGCAGGTATCCAACCAAAAATACGTTCCGACTCTTCCTTCACTGGGGGATCATCATGTGGAGTGGTTTCTTGCTAACAAACTTATGCAATGGACTGGTGAAGAACTGGAAAATTACAATGCCAAAAGAGAGCTGCCATTTGCTGACCTAAGCCTGAAAAACGGAGATGAAAGATATATCGGTTTAATCAATACCGACGATGATATTTATTATCAGAGCGAATCTGCTAAAGATATTCATGCTTACCGACCTTTCCTGCTTAGCGAGAAAAACTGGAAGTTTAAGAATATCTATAGCAGACAGTACTGGCAGCAAAATGAACAGGTAAAAGAAGGTATCAACCGTTTTATTTTTGCTGATAGCCAGAGCAATTAA
- a CDS encoding ComEA family DNA-binding protein, protein MIRWLTQAVRDYFGFSRRETRGVFVLMIIISLALFTTIYIEKNAYQHYQTKAEDQYILDSLITLLNDAIVESPIFVASKKENKELFRFDPNTAQYEAFLKLGVSEKLSKRIVNYRNKGGKFYKKGDLLKIYGFPENLYAQLQPYIYISQKAQPKRSKKPFSEPKAVQKVTVSSKTSSAEYKPQLLDINLADSSELKTLRGIGDKLSARIIKYRNKLGGFHSKAQLKEIFHISDMALESLNNYTFIQKNFSPQKIKINEAEFKTLLSHPYIDYELAKSIMNHRRIYGNFSSTEQLKEVYYMKEELLVKLLPYVVI, encoded by the coding sequence ATGATAAGGTGGCTCACACAGGCAGTCCGAGATTATTTTGGCTTTTCCAGAAGGGAAACCAGAGGCGTGTTTGTGCTTATGATTATTATCTCTCTGGCATTATTCACTACCATTTATATTGAAAAGAATGCGTATCAGCATTACCAGACAAAGGCAGAAGATCAATATATTTTGGATTCACTTATCACTCTGCTGAATGATGCTATAGTAGAAAGCCCCATATTTGTTGCTTCTAAAAAAGAAAACAAAGAGCTTTTCCGCTTTGACCCAAATACCGCTCAGTATGAAGCTTTTTTGAAGTTAGGGGTTAGCGAAAAGCTTTCTAAGCGCATAGTCAATTATCGTAACAAAGGAGGAAAGTTCTACAAAAAGGGAGATCTGCTTAAAATTTATGGTTTTCCTGAAAATTTATATGCTCAACTTCAGCCTTACATCTACATCTCACAAAAGGCTCAGCCCAAGCGTAGTAAAAAACCTTTTTCAGAACCAAAAGCTGTTCAAAAAGTAACTGTAAGTAGTAAGACTTCTTCAGCAGAGTACAAACCTCAACTTCTGGATATTAACCTTGCAGACTCTTCAGAGCTAAAAACTTTAAGAGGCATAGGGGATAAACTTTCCGCACGCATTATCAAATACCGTAATAAATTAGGTGGGTTTCATAGCAAAGCACAATTAAAAGAAATTTTTCATATCAGTGATATGGCTCTGGAATCTCTGAACAACTATACTTTTATACAGAAAAACTTTAGCCCTCAAAAAATCAAAATCAATGAAGCTGAGTTTAAAACTTTGCTTAGCCATCCTTATATTGATTATGAATTGGCAAAGTCAATTATGAATCATCGTAGAATTTATGGCAACTTTTCTTCTACTGAACAGCTTAAGGAAGTGTACTATATGAAAGAAGAATTGCTTGTAAAGCTTTTACCCTATGTAGTTATTTAG